From Ptychodera flava strain L36383 chromosome 2, AS_Pfla_20210202, whole genome shotgun sequence, the proteins below share one genomic window:
- the LOC139115512 gene encoding uncharacterized protein, translating into MSKNIEYHTAIVKNSCRICCDKLEMPTFYRCQDYSSDLECFFGIDMSETDILIHPAHFCRKCKRALDHRKAAQLKGENKIISRQPVTWCKHPRTGECSVCLRYGKRGRKPKPKRLPACRIQAVSTTSQLLNSSQSQKLGLPSDTDQALSESLLLTIKATSGSSFKSSPEIPLLVDRFTDSTTNFECLVCKEVLDQPVQLLCKGNHFFCAECLSQWVQNSPTCPVCRVSVSCENIVSIPTYFRNLLAGLKLSCDYSWKGCPQYIALGEMVSHVQNCAYRDSAMPVYVEHDYALPPAYTQPPKTLLQTSPIMGVNQKEKRREFTSQNAVDVLLDVKNLENVHGFEELATKFVKSKLEQTPNSRKGVPVQFKTSGLPFHMTYVRKPMRDSAEASTATKRKRAQLMENHRLTVSGSEASASHQFHSELKRCKEKQEMLQTMNMVPEIPEGAGLMLKTDLSMPWNKLRKLRRWMKKWKVRLPGEGKDRFQAKSLLDGIGIKSAEILLHFKVKNSVTGKLCSELQLTPAIGVVDLKELCERYLSDLSRQVS; encoded by the exons ATGTCTAAAAATATTGAGTATCATACTGCCATCGTCAAAAATAGTTGCCGAATATGTTGTGACAAGTTGGAAATGCCAACATTTTATCGATGTCAAGATTACAGCAGTGATTTGGAATGTTTTTTCGGTATAGACATGAGCGAAACCGATATTCTAATACACCCGGCACACTTTTGCAGAAAGTGCAAAAGGGCACTTGATCATCGTAAAGCAGCACAACTCAAGGGAGAGAACAAAATCATTAGTCGTCAGCCTGTGACCTGGTGTAAACATCCGCGAACGGGTGAGTGTTCAGTGTGTTTGAGGTACGGTAAGCGGGGGAGGAAACCTAAACCGAAACGTTTGCCTGCATGTAGGATACAAGCTGTATCAACTACATCACAACTGctaaacagttcacagagtcaaAAATTGGGCCTGCCTAGCGATACAGACCAAGCGTTGAGTGAGAGTTTATTATTAACCATCAAGGCTACATCTGGTTCATCTTTCAAATCTTCACCAGAAATACCACTACTGGTGGATCGTTTCACAGATTCCACGACAAATTTTGAGTGCTTGGTGTGCAAAGAAGTCCTCGATCAGCCAGTTCAGCTTCTTTGCAAAGGAAACCACTTTTTTTGTGCGGAGTGTCTCAGTCAGTGGGTACAGAATTCGCCAACTTGTCCTGTATGCCGTGTCAGTGTTTCTTGTGAAAATATAGTTTCCATTCCAACATATTTTCGTAATCTCTTGGCTGGATTGAAACTCTCATGCGATTACAGTTGGAAAGGCTGCCCACAGTACATAGCGCTTGGTGAAATGGTATCTCATGTACAGAATTGTGCTTATAGAGATTCTGCTATGCCTGTTTACGTTGAGCATGATTATGCCCTTCCCCCTGCCTATACCCAACCTCCAAAAACATTGTTACAAACATCACCAATAATGGGAGTTAaccagaaagaaaaaagaagagaGTTCACCAGCCAAAATGCAGTTGATGTCCTgctggatgtaaaaaatcttgaaaatgtaCATGGCTTTGAAGAGCTGGCAACCAAATTCGTGAAGAGCAAATTAGAACAGACACCCAACAGTAGGAAGGGAGTTCCAGTTCAATTTAAAACTAGTGGACTT CCATTTCACATGACATATGTGCGTAAACCCATGAGAGACAGTGCCGAAGCGTCTACAGCAACCAAACGAAAAAGGGCACAGTTAATGGAGAACCACAGATTGACTGTCAGTGGCAGTGAGGCATCTGCAAGTCATCAATTTCACTCAGAACTCAAACGTTGCaaggaaaaacaagaaatgCTACAGACTATGAATATGGTGCCAGAAATACCAGAGGGAGCTGGCTTGATGCTGAAAACTGATTTGTCAATGCCATGGAATAAATTGCGGAAGTTAAGACG gTGGATGAAGAAGTGGAAGGTTCGCCTTCCTGGAGAGGGTAAAGATAGATTTCAAGCAAAGAGTCTCCTCGATGGAATTGGTATAAAGTCAGCTGAAATTCTTTTACACTTCAAGGTCAAGAACTCAGTTACTGGTAAATTATGCTCAGAACTTCAGCTTACTCCCGCGATTGGTGTCGTCGACTTGAAGGAGCTGTGTGAGCGATACCTTTCTGATTTATCAAGGCAAGTCTCATAG